A single region of the Drosophila takahashii strain IR98-3 E-12201 chromosome 2R, DtakHiC1v2, whole genome shotgun sequence genome encodes:
- the Kdm4B gene encoding uncharacterized protein Kdm4B isoform X5 — protein sequence MKMSEVPRIMVFRPTWEEFKDFPKYVAYMESQGAHKAGLAKVVPPPEWVPRRSGYADLDALNVTIPAPICQVVTGKQGYYQQINIQKKPLTVKQFSELASTERYATPKHFDFEDLERKYWKNITYVAPIYGADVSGSITDTDQDSWNINRLGTILDFVNKDYNIQIDGVNTAYLYFGMWKTTFAWHTEDMDLYSINYLHFGAPKTWYVVPPECGRKLEKVANQYFPASYKNCNAYLRHKMTLISPQILKQHDVPVSKITQEAGEIMITFPFGYHAGFNHGFNCAESTNFAMERWIEYGKRAVQCTCSNDMVKISMDTFVKRFQSDRYDLWMEGRDVGRHPEDPANGVPSAAPLPPHLDVLLCDKKMKKQCNPTKAKSFKERNPDLDLDEIQQNPNVPDDVKAMLKESVLTLDTGDLGADEGDFANEDAMSLQSPADLKTKQELLEYIDDGTEDDDEEEDFKRRKQKRRYDADYDDDWLASKKKTHSRNSSRGRSPRAKDDRSISPASSTSSTSRGGRRGKASGTPRKTPTRRKKDSSATSPAAAATVAAAASPTATTSLTTAADGGGDAKKEQKSLQFMQQSRKFEGKIPKLSQGVATGASTEASTSKSSQEQQQQIVYVNMLPAANTLNGIPQQQQQQYATTDGNVYQLQNEILCDANGHAVTAATASYQTTASSPQQQQQQQQQQQQRNVATSVAGSSKQNNNNPKQMFKRPYTPSNHSTQNTTTTTNNNPNPDQNQNQTQNTTHEDSQRRQVEAYRIYYEEIIVKQANARSRNITAAGSNSSFVDKFADFVRTSPMSKPHVQSHVPSPTSNATNANLLPPKTNSSSSNSGSTSGSSNNVSSSNGLKPAAKKTPVILLAARGAAKQPQLNILNGNTKAGNGVTLVRVNATNRNQRQVIVAPEATSVEQQPEELLAEDEEELDDELDEDAVALGALSSSTAQILRKFRIPKGTAVTAKSGDNYLAMPTPTPSPPGVVNLVSSGVEASASGYIENEDDIIEELNEDDLVEEIIDEEPSQEQPELQEATTTTDGLDLSSSNTNNAAAAATTAATMLLAAPQPPPPLQLQTVASNGTVTCFNLPPNTILLQSADGSIIAATQVPHPSKAGQQQLIALPGNVALATEPATQAQQTTAATPQATQTLILTADGTAIPILAAAPQQQQQQQQQQQQQQQQAAAAAAAQLFAA from the exons ATGAAAATGTCCGAAGTGCCCCGCATTATGGTCTTTCGACCCACCTGGGAGGAGTTCAAGGACTTTCCCAAGTACGTGGCCTACATGGAGTCCCAGGGCGCTCACAAGGCCGGACTGGCCAAGGTGGTTCCTCCGCCGGAATGGGTGCCCCGTCGCAGTGGCTACGCCGATCTGGACGCTCTGAATGTCACTATTCCTGCCCCCATTTGCCAGGTGGTAACCGGCAAACAGGGCTACTACCAACAGATAAATATCCAGAAAAAGCCACTCACTGTCAAGCAGTTCAGCGAACTGGCCAGCACCGAACGCTATGCCACACCCAAGCACTTTGACTTTGAGGATCTGGAGCGCAAGTACTGGAAGAACATCACATATGTGGCGCCCATTTACGGGGCAGATGTCAGCGGTAGCATTACAGACACCGATCAGGAT AGCTGGAACATCAACCGGCTGGGCACCATCCTAGACTTTGTGAACAAGGACTACAACATCCAAATAGATGGCGTGAATACGGCGTACTTGTACTTTGGCATGTGGAAGACGACCTTCGCCTGGCACACAGAGGACATGGACCTGTACTCGATCAATTACCTTCACTTTGGGGCGCCCAAGACGTGGTATGTCGTACCGCCGGAGTGCGGACGCAAGCTGGAGAAGGTGGCCAATCAGTACTTCCCGGCCAGCTACAAGAACTGCAACGCGTATCTGCGCCACAAGATGACGCTCATCTCGCCGCAGATCCTCAAGCAGCACGACGTGCCCGTCAGTAAG ATTACGCAGGAGGCTGGCGAGATCATGATCACATTTCCGTTCGGCTACCATGCAGGCTTCAATCACGGCTTCAATTGCGCCGAGTCCACCAACTTTGCGATGGAGCGCTGGATCGAGTACGGCAAGCGGGCGGTGCAGTGCACCTGCAGCAACGACATGGTCAAGATCTCGATGGACACGTTCGTCAAGCGCTTCCAGAGCGATCGGTATGATCTGTGGATGGAGGGTCGCGATGTAGGGCGGCACCCGGAAGATCCAGCGAATGGGGTGCCAAGTGCTGCTCCACTGCCGCCACATCTCGATGTCTTGCTGTGTGATAAAAA AATGAAAAAGCAATGCAACCCGACCAAGGCGAAGAGCTTTAAGGAACGCAATCCCGATCTGGATCTGGATGAAATCCAGCAGAATCCCAATGTGCCCGACGACGTGAAGGCCATGCTGAAGGAGAGTGTGCTGACGCTGGACACGGGCGATCTGGGCGCCGATGAGGGCGACTTTGCCAACGAGGACGCCATGAGCCTGCAAAGTCCGGCGGACCTTAAGACCAAGCAGGAGCTGCTCGAGTACATAGACGACGGCACAG aagacgacgacgaggaggaggacttCAAGCGGCGCAAGCAGAAGCGGCGGTACGATGCCGACTACGATGACGACTGGCTGGCGTCCAAGAAAAAGACCCACTCGCGAAATAGCAGCCGGGGGCGCAGTCCGCGCGCCAAGGACGACCGTTCCATATCGCCGGCATCCTCGACCTCCTCCACGTCTCGTGGGGGAAGGCGTGGCAAGGCCAGCGGCACGCCCCGAAAGACTCCGACGAGGCGGAAAAAGGACTCCAGTGCCACCTcaccggcggcagcagcaactgtcGCTGCCGCAGCATCGcccacagcaacaacatcacTAACCACAGCAGCTGATGGCGGCGGAG ATGCCAAAAAGGAGCAGAAGTCGCTGCAATTTATGCAACAGTCGCGTAAATTTGAGGGCAAGATACCAAAACTAAGTCAAGGAGTAGCAACCGGAGCATCCACAGAAGCATCCACATCCAAGTCTAGtcaagagcagcagcaacagattGTCTACGTCAACATGTTGCCCGCGGCCAATACCCTGAATGGCAttccacagcagcagcagcaacagtatGCGACTACGGACGGGAATGTCTATCAGCTGCAAAATGAAATACTCTGTGATGCAAACGGACATGCGGTAACGGCCGCCACGGCCTCATATCAAACTACGGCCAGTAgtccacagcagcagcaacagcaacagcagcagcagcagcaacggaATGTTGCAACCAGTGTTGCCG GTTCTtctaaacaaaacaacaacaacccgaAACAAATGTTCAAGCGGCCATACACACCCAGCAATCACAGTACCCAgaacaccaccaccaccaccaacaACAATCCAAATCCAGaccagaatcagaatcaaacCCAGAACACAACACACGAAGATTCGCAGCGTCGCCAGGTGGAAGCGTATCGCATTTACTACGAAGAGATAATCGTCAAGCAGGCGAACGCCCGCAGTCGCAACATCACAGCCgccggcagcaacagcagcttcGTCGACAAGTTCGCCGACTTTGTCAGAACTTCCCCCATGTCCAAGCCCCATGTCCAGTCCCATGTGCCGTCTCCCACCAGTAATGCGACTAATGCCAACCTCCTTCCTCCCaaaaccaacagcagcagcagcaacagcggtAGCACcagtggcagcagcaacaacgtgAGCAGTAGCAACGGCCTCAAGCCGGCGGCCAAGAAGACGCCGGTCATCCTGCTGGCCGCTCGTGGTGCCGCCAAGCAGCCGCAGTTAAATATTCTCAATGGCAACACCAAGGCCGGAAATGGCGTCACCTTGGTCCGCGTCAATGCGACTAATCGGAATCAACGCCAAGTTATCGTCGCCCCCGAAGCAACTTCTGTGGAGCAGCAGCCCGAGGAGCTACTCgccgaggacgaggaggaacTCGACGATGAACTGGACGAGGATGCCGTGGCCCTGGGTGCGCTGTCCTCCTCGACTGCCCAGATACTGCGAAAGTTTCGCATACCCAAGGGCACGGCGGTGACGGCCAAGTCGGGTGACAACTACCTGGCCAtgcccacgcccactccctcgCCGCCAGGTGTCGTCAACCTGGTTAGCTCCGGCGTCGAGGCTTCGGCTTCGGGTTATATTGAAAACGAGGACGACATCATTGAGGAGCTCAACGAGGACGATCTGGTCGAGGAGATTATTGACGAGGAGCCCAGCCAGGAGCAGCCAGAGTTGCAGGAGGCGACGACCACGACGGACGGGCTCGAcctgagcagcagcaacacgaacaacgcggcagcggcggccacAACGGCAGCCACCATGCTGCTGGCCGCCCCccaaccgccgccgccgctgcagctgcagaCGGTGGCCTCCAACGGAACAGTGACCTGCTTTAATCTGCCGCCCAACACAATCCTGCTGCAGTCGGCCGATGGCAGCATAATTGCCGCCACCCAGGTGCCGCATCCCAGCAAGGCGGGTCAGCAGCAGTTGATAGCCCTCCCGGGCAACGTGGCCCTGGCCACCGAACCGGCGACCCAGGCGCAGCAGACGACGGCAGCGACACCACAGGCCACGCAGACCCTGATCCTGACCGCCGACGGCACGGCCATTCCCATCCTGGCGGCCgctccccagcagcagcagcagcaacaacagcagcagcagcaacaacagcaacaggctgccgctgctgctgctgctcagtTGTTCGCCGCGTAG
- the Kdm4B gene encoding probable lysine-specific demethylase 4B isoform X6, with product MKMSEVPRIMVFRPTWEEFKDFPKYVAYMESQGAHKAGLAKVVPPPEWVPRRSGYADLDALNVTIPAPICQVVTGKQGYYQQINIQKKPLTVKQFSELASTERYATPKHFDFEDLERKYWKNITYVAPIYGADVSGSITDTDQDSWNINRLGTILDFVNKDYNIQIDGVNTAYLYFGMWKTTFAWHTEDMDLYSINYLHFGAPKTWYVVPPECGRKLEKVANQYFPASYKNCNAYLRHKMTLISPQILKQHDVPVSKITQEAGEIMITFPFGYHAGFNHGFNCAESTNFAMERWIEYGKRAVQCTCSNDMVKISMDTFVKRFQSDRYDLWMEGRDVGRHPEDPANGVPSAAPLPPHLDVLLCDKKMKKQCNPTKAKSFKERNPDLDLDEIQQNPNVPDDVKAMLKESVLTLDTGDLGADEGDFANEDAMSLQSPADLKTKQELLEYIDDGTEDDDEEEDFKRRKQKRRYDADYDDDWLASKKKTHSRNSSRGRSPRAKDDRSISPASSTSSTSRGGRRGKASGTPRKTPTRRKKDSSATSPAAAATVAAAASPTATTSLTTAADGGGDAKKEQKSLQFMQQSRKFEGKIPKLSQGVATGASTEASTSKSSQEQQQQIVYVNMLPAANTLNGIPQQQQQQYATTDGNVYQLQNEILCDANGHAVTAATASYQTTASSPQQQQQQQQQQQQRNVATSVAATIYQRQCY from the exons ATGAAAATGTCCGAAGTGCCCCGCATTATGGTCTTTCGACCCACCTGGGAGGAGTTCAAGGACTTTCCCAAGTACGTGGCCTACATGGAGTCCCAGGGCGCTCACAAGGCCGGACTGGCCAAGGTGGTTCCTCCGCCGGAATGGGTGCCCCGTCGCAGTGGCTACGCCGATCTGGACGCTCTGAATGTCACTATTCCTGCCCCCATTTGCCAGGTGGTAACCGGCAAACAGGGCTACTACCAACAGATAAATATCCAGAAAAAGCCACTCACTGTCAAGCAGTTCAGCGAACTGGCCAGCACCGAACGCTATGCCACACCCAAGCACTTTGACTTTGAGGATCTGGAGCGCAAGTACTGGAAGAACATCACATATGTGGCGCCCATTTACGGGGCAGATGTCAGCGGTAGCATTACAGACACCGATCAGGAT AGCTGGAACATCAACCGGCTGGGCACCATCCTAGACTTTGTGAACAAGGACTACAACATCCAAATAGATGGCGTGAATACGGCGTACTTGTACTTTGGCATGTGGAAGACGACCTTCGCCTGGCACACAGAGGACATGGACCTGTACTCGATCAATTACCTTCACTTTGGGGCGCCCAAGACGTGGTATGTCGTACCGCCGGAGTGCGGACGCAAGCTGGAGAAGGTGGCCAATCAGTACTTCCCGGCCAGCTACAAGAACTGCAACGCGTATCTGCGCCACAAGATGACGCTCATCTCGCCGCAGATCCTCAAGCAGCACGACGTGCCCGTCAGTAAG ATTACGCAGGAGGCTGGCGAGATCATGATCACATTTCCGTTCGGCTACCATGCAGGCTTCAATCACGGCTTCAATTGCGCCGAGTCCACCAACTTTGCGATGGAGCGCTGGATCGAGTACGGCAAGCGGGCGGTGCAGTGCACCTGCAGCAACGACATGGTCAAGATCTCGATGGACACGTTCGTCAAGCGCTTCCAGAGCGATCGGTATGATCTGTGGATGGAGGGTCGCGATGTAGGGCGGCACCCGGAAGATCCAGCGAATGGGGTGCCAAGTGCTGCTCCACTGCCGCCACATCTCGATGTCTTGCTGTGTGATAAAAA AATGAAAAAGCAATGCAACCCGACCAAGGCGAAGAGCTTTAAGGAACGCAATCCCGATCTGGATCTGGATGAAATCCAGCAGAATCCCAATGTGCCCGACGACGTGAAGGCCATGCTGAAGGAGAGTGTGCTGACGCTGGACACGGGCGATCTGGGCGCCGATGAGGGCGACTTTGCCAACGAGGACGCCATGAGCCTGCAAAGTCCGGCGGACCTTAAGACCAAGCAGGAGCTGCTCGAGTACATAGACGACGGCACAG aagacgacgacgaggaggaggacttCAAGCGGCGCAAGCAGAAGCGGCGGTACGATGCCGACTACGATGACGACTGGCTGGCGTCCAAGAAAAAGACCCACTCGCGAAATAGCAGCCGGGGGCGCAGTCCGCGCGCCAAGGACGACCGTTCCATATCGCCGGCATCCTCGACCTCCTCCACGTCTCGTGGGGGAAGGCGTGGCAAGGCCAGCGGCACGCCCCGAAAGACTCCGACGAGGCGGAAAAAGGACTCCAGTGCCACCTcaccggcggcagcagcaactgtcGCTGCCGCAGCATCGcccacagcaacaacatcacTAACCACAGCAGCTGATGGCGGCGGAG ATGCCAAAAAGGAGCAGAAGTCGCTGCAATTTATGCAACAGTCGCGTAAATTTGAGGGCAAGATACCAAAACTAAGTCAAGGAGTAGCAACCGGAGCATCCACAGAAGCATCCACATCCAAGTCTAGtcaagagcagcagcaacagattGTCTACGTCAACATGTTGCCCGCGGCCAATACCCTGAATGGCAttccacagcagcagcagcaacagtatGCGACTACGGACGGGAATGTCTATCAGCTGCAAAATGAAATACTCTGTGATGCAAACGGACATGCGGTAACGGCCGCCACGGCCTCATATCAAACTACGGCCAGTAgtccacagcagcagcaacagcaacagcagcagcagcagcaacggaATGTTGCAACCAGTGTTGCCG CTACGATATATCAGAGGCAGTGCTACTAG
- the Kdm4B gene encoding uncharacterized protein Kdm4B isoform X1 — MKMSEVPRIMVFRPTWEEFKDFPKYVAYMESQGAHKAGLAKVVPPPEWVPRRSGYADLDALNVTIPAPICQVVTGKQGYYQQINIQKKPLTVKQFSELASTERYATPKHFDFEDLERKYWKNITYVAPIYGADVSGSITDTDQDSWNINRLGTILDFVNKDYNIQIDGVNTAYLYFGMWKTTFAWHTEDMDLYSINYLHFGAPKTWYVVPPECGRKLEKVANQYFPASYKNCNAYLRHKMTLISPQILKQHDVPVSKITQEAGEIMITFPFGYHAGFNHGFNCAESTNFAMERWIEYGKRAVQCTCSNDMVKISMDTFVKRFQSDRYDLWMEGRDVGRHPEDPANGVPSAAPLPPHLDVLLCDKKMKKQCNPTKAKSFKERNPDLDLDEIQQNPNVPDDVKAMLKESVLTLDTGDLGADEGDFANEDAMSLQSPADLKTKQELLEYIDDGTEDDDEEEDFKRRKQKRRYDADYDDDWLASKKKTHSRNSSRGRSPRAKDDRSISPASSTSSTSRGGRRGKASGTPRKTPTRRKKDSSATSPAAAATVAAAASPTATTSLTTAADGGGDAKKEQKSLQFMQQSRKFEGKIPKLSQGVATGASTEASTSKSSQEQQQQIVYVNMLPAANTLNGIPQQQQQQYATTDGNVYQLQNEILCDANGHAVTAATASYQTTASSPQQQQQQQQQQQQRNVATSVADNVVTTISSSSILHTNANTNGVDTIASQQQQQQPQSHYHYITTTGEDGQTPTTIVFENYNGGMPAVSSAAPTPVPVPQGSSAANTTTTTALVNTDGTIIEFDGSTYEEYHVLKSEPGSSDCLSNGSSAVAADIIKYEPQHGIAGDEEDDEENGLLQVKYEEQSLEHDAEHDLDPDQEHEYEEFQVIKAEVEAEAAEQAAGTTSYTISQDQAGTGGNQVVSSMVPKSGSAAAAKQKRKRKTRVIADDEQGEYLEKMSVRGLDIARYEHIIDGVAYCLVCAKNDIFKTFKNKYSFQRHAYLFHEGQNRKIFACPICNKEFSRPDKMKMHKKDKHGDVPMPPSATTTPLKADGPPAKRARNARTPRVRKSKGGGGGDGSTPAKKRLAQIDSVLDDVQNGESLGMAPVSVSHSQQQQQPQQMQHSLTTTLAPSAPAQPQHQLQTLPSLDFSGMILPGGAQLALANPGATSSVALQRGAATPNGGQATAPTTTLIYSNQLELQQALLQQQLHGQSIMIQDQAGNLVPLQLDGTQAIYTTAPQAQRQQPTATTYQTTQQQQQQQQQQAQQPSGQTQQQPHYELDNVTYLSSTAAATPAAAEQQQQQQHVIGTVQSYQILTPDGLQNFQPKLEPAELGDLCPYSQYTFTTHAGAQPTLNANALDAQTQHQQQQHHQQQHHQQQQHHQQTQLLQQQPFATHHNPHQQFMELKNELLIKGGDAYALDAASMYHLPFSPTSMINAVNDVNTSSLLETKEISSSSNSGSTSGSSNNVSSSNGLKPAAKKTPVILLAARGAAKQPQLNILNGNTKAGNGVTLVRVNATNRNQRQVIVAPEATSVEQQPEELLAEDEEELDDELDEDAVALGALSSSTAQILRKFRIPKGTAVTAKSGDNYLAMPTPTPSPPGVVNLVSSGVEASASGYIENEDDIIEELNEDDLVEEIIDEEPSQEQPELQEATTTTDGLDLSSSNTNNAAAAATTAATMLLAAPQPPPPLQLQTVASNGTVTCFNLPPNTILLQSADGSIIAATQVPHPSKAGQQQLIALPGNVALATEPATQAQQTTAATPQATQTLILTADGTAIPILAAAPQQQQQQQQQQQQQQQQAAAAAAAQLFAA, encoded by the exons ATGAAAATGTCCGAAGTGCCCCGCATTATGGTCTTTCGACCCACCTGGGAGGAGTTCAAGGACTTTCCCAAGTACGTGGCCTACATGGAGTCCCAGGGCGCTCACAAGGCCGGACTGGCCAAGGTGGTTCCTCCGCCGGAATGGGTGCCCCGTCGCAGTGGCTACGCCGATCTGGACGCTCTGAATGTCACTATTCCTGCCCCCATTTGCCAGGTGGTAACCGGCAAACAGGGCTACTACCAACAGATAAATATCCAGAAAAAGCCACTCACTGTCAAGCAGTTCAGCGAACTGGCCAGCACCGAACGCTATGCCACACCCAAGCACTTTGACTTTGAGGATCTGGAGCGCAAGTACTGGAAGAACATCACATATGTGGCGCCCATTTACGGGGCAGATGTCAGCGGTAGCATTACAGACACCGATCAGGAT AGCTGGAACATCAACCGGCTGGGCACCATCCTAGACTTTGTGAACAAGGACTACAACATCCAAATAGATGGCGTGAATACGGCGTACTTGTACTTTGGCATGTGGAAGACGACCTTCGCCTGGCACACAGAGGACATGGACCTGTACTCGATCAATTACCTTCACTTTGGGGCGCCCAAGACGTGGTATGTCGTACCGCCGGAGTGCGGACGCAAGCTGGAGAAGGTGGCCAATCAGTACTTCCCGGCCAGCTACAAGAACTGCAACGCGTATCTGCGCCACAAGATGACGCTCATCTCGCCGCAGATCCTCAAGCAGCACGACGTGCCCGTCAGTAAG ATTACGCAGGAGGCTGGCGAGATCATGATCACATTTCCGTTCGGCTACCATGCAGGCTTCAATCACGGCTTCAATTGCGCCGAGTCCACCAACTTTGCGATGGAGCGCTGGATCGAGTACGGCAAGCGGGCGGTGCAGTGCACCTGCAGCAACGACATGGTCAAGATCTCGATGGACACGTTCGTCAAGCGCTTCCAGAGCGATCGGTATGATCTGTGGATGGAGGGTCGCGATGTAGGGCGGCACCCGGAAGATCCAGCGAATGGGGTGCCAAGTGCTGCTCCACTGCCGCCACATCTCGATGTCTTGCTGTGTGATAAAAA AATGAAAAAGCAATGCAACCCGACCAAGGCGAAGAGCTTTAAGGAACGCAATCCCGATCTGGATCTGGATGAAATCCAGCAGAATCCCAATGTGCCCGACGACGTGAAGGCCATGCTGAAGGAGAGTGTGCTGACGCTGGACACGGGCGATCTGGGCGCCGATGAGGGCGACTTTGCCAACGAGGACGCCATGAGCCTGCAAAGTCCGGCGGACCTTAAGACCAAGCAGGAGCTGCTCGAGTACATAGACGACGGCACAG aagacgacgacgaggaggaggacttCAAGCGGCGCAAGCAGAAGCGGCGGTACGATGCCGACTACGATGACGACTGGCTGGCGTCCAAGAAAAAGACCCACTCGCGAAATAGCAGCCGGGGGCGCAGTCCGCGCGCCAAGGACGACCGTTCCATATCGCCGGCATCCTCGACCTCCTCCACGTCTCGTGGGGGAAGGCGTGGCAAGGCCAGCGGCACGCCCCGAAAGACTCCGACGAGGCGGAAAAAGGACTCCAGTGCCACCTcaccggcggcagcagcaactgtcGCTGCCGCAGCATCGcccacagcaacaacatcacTAACCACAGCAGCTGATGGCGGCGGAG ATGCCAAAAAGGAGCAGAAGTCGCTGCAATTTATGCAACAGTCGCGTAAATTTGAGGGCAAGATACCAAAACTAAGTCAAGGAGTAGCAACCGGAGCATCCACAGAAGCATCCACATCCAAGTCTAGtcaagagcagcagcaacagattGTCTACGTCAACATGTTGCCCGCGGCCAATACCCTGAATGGCAttccacagcagcagcagcaacagtatGCGACTACGGACGGGAATGTCTATCAGCTGCAAAATGAAATACTCTGTGATGCAAACGGACATGCGGTAACGGCCGCCACGGCCTCATATCAAACTACGGCCAGTAgtccacagcagcagcaacagcaacagcagcagcagcagcaacggaATGTTGCAACCAGTGTTGCCG acaatgTGGTCACAACTATTAGTTCGTCCTCCATCCTGCACACGAACGCCAACACCAACGGAGTGGACACGATCGcctcccagcagcagcagcagcaaccacagTCACATTACCACTATATCACCACCACCGGCGAGGATGGACAAACCCCGACCACCATAGTGTTCGAGAACTACAACGGCGGCATGCCGGCGGTCAGTTCGGCGGCTCCCACGCCCGTTCCCGTGCCGCAGGGCAGCTCGGCGGCgaacaccaccaccaccacggcCCTGGTCAACACGGACGGCACGATCATCGAGTTCGACGGCAGCACGTACGAGGAGTACCATGTCCTCAAGAGCGAGCCCGGCAGCAGCGATTGCCTGAGCAACGGCAGCAGCGCCGTGGCCGCCGACATCATTAAGTACGAGCCGCAGCACGGAATTGCCGGCgacgaggaggacgacgaggagaACGGCCTGCTGCAGGTCAAGTACGAGGAGCAGAGCCTCGAGCACGATGCCGAGCACGACCTTGATCCCGACCAAGAGCACGAGTACGAGGAGTTCCAGGTGATCAAGGCCGAGGTGGAGGCCGAGGCGGCGGAACAGGCGGCGGGCACCACCAGCTACACGATCAGCCAGGATCAGGCGGGAACGGGCGGCAACCAGGTGGTGTCCTCCATGGTGCCCAAGTCGGGTTCGGCGGCGGCCGCCAAGCAGAAGCGCAAGCGCAAGACGCGCGTCATCGCCGACGACGAGCAGGGCGAGTATCTGGAGAAGATGAGTGTGCGCGGACTGGACATTGCCCGCTACGAGCACATCATCGACGGGGTGGCCTACTGCCTCGTGTGCGCCAAGAACGACATCTTCAAGACGTTCAAGAACAAGTACAGCTTCCAGCGGCACGCCTACCTCTTCCACGAGGGCCAGAACCGCAAGATCTTCGCCTGCCCCATCTGCAACAAGGAGTTCTCGCGGCCGGACAAGATGAAGATGCACAAGAAGGACAAGCACGGCGATGTGCCCATGCCGCCGTCGGCCACCACGACGCCGCTGAAGGCCGACGGACCGCCGGCGAAGCGGGCGCGTAACGCTCGCACTCCGCGCGTCCGCAAGTCCaagggcggcggcggtggcgacGGCAGCACGCCGGCCAAGAAGCGGCTGGCCCAGATCGACAGTGTGCTGGACGATGTACAGAATGGGGAATCCCTCGGCATGGCGCCGGTCAGCGTGAGTcactcgcagcagcagcagcaaccgcagCAAATGCAGCACAGCCTGACCACCACTTTGGCTCCCTCGGCGCCAGCGCAACCGCAACATCAGCTGCAGACGTTGCCATCGCTGGACTTCAGCGGCATGATCCTGCCGGGCGGTGCTCAGCTGGCCCTGGCCAATCCGGGGGCCACCAGCTCCGTGGCTTTGCAGCGTGGAGCGGCCACGCCGAATGGAGGTCAGGCAACGGCACCCACCACCACGCTGATCTACTCGAACCAACTGGAACTGCAGCAGGCgctgttgcagcagcagctgcacggCCAGAGCATCATGATCCAGGATCAGGCGGGCAATCTGGTGCCGCTGCAATTGGACGGCACTCAGGCGATATACACGACCGCGCCGCAGGCCCAGCGCCAGCAGCCCACGGCGACCACATATCAGAccacccagcagcaacagcagcagcagcaacagcaggcgcAACAGCCCTCTGGTCAGACGCAACAGCAGCCGCATTACGAGCTGGACAACGTGACCTATCTGAGCTCCACGGCGGCGGCTACTCCAGCGGCggcagagcagcagcaacagcagcagcacgtGATCGGCACGGTGCAGAGCTACCAGATCCTGACGCCCGACGGCCTGCAGAACTTCCAGCCCAAGCTGGAGCCGGCCGAACTGGGCGACCTGTGTCCCTACTCGCAGTACACCTTCACCACGCACGCCGGTGCGCAGCCCACGTTGAATGCCAACGCGCTGGACGCGCAGACGCagcatcaacagcagcagcaccaccagcaacagcaccaccagcagcagcaacaccaccaGCAGACGCAactcctgcagcagcagccctTCGCCACGCACCACAATCCGCACCAGCAGTTCATGGAGCTGAAGAACGAGCTGCTGATCAAGGGCGGCGACGCCTATGCTTTGGACGCCGCCTCCATGTACCACCTGCCCTTCTCGCCCACCTCGATGATCAATGCGGTGAACGATGTGAACACCTCGTCGCTGCTGGAAACCAAAGAAATTAG cagcagcagcaacagcggtAGCACcagtggcagcagcaacaacgtgAGCAGTAGCAACGGCCTCAAGCCGGCGGCCAAGAAGACGCCGGTCATCCTGCTGGCCGCTCGTGGTGCCGCCAAGCAGCCGCAGTTAAATATTCTCAATGGCAACACCAAGGCCGGAAATGGCGTCACCTTGGTCCGCGTCAATGCGACTAATCGGAATCAACGCCAAGTTATCGTCGCCCCCGAAGCAACTTCTGTGGAGCAGCAGCCCGAGGAGCTACTCgccgaggacgaggaggaacTCGACGATGAACTGGACGAGGATGCCGTGGCCCTGGGTGCGCTGTCCTCCTCGACTGCCCAGATACTGCGAAAGTTTCGCATACCCAAGGGCACGGCGGTGACGGCCAAGTCGGGTGACAACTACCTGGCCAtgcccacgcccactccctcgCCGCCAGGTGTCGTCAACCTGGTTAGCTCCGGCGTCGAGGCTTCGGCTTCGGGTTATATTGAAAACGAGGACGACATCATTGAGGAGCTCAACGAGGACGATCTGGTCGAGGAGATTATTGACGAGGAGCCCAGCCAGGAGCAGCCAGAGTTGCAGGAGGCGACGACCACGACGGACGGGCTCGAcctgagcagcagcaacacgaacaacgcggcagcggcggccacAACGGCAGCCACCATGCTGCTGGCCGCCCCccaaccgccgccgccgctgcagctgcagaCGGTGGCCTCCAACGGAACAGTGACCTGCTTTAATCTGCCGCCCAACACAATCCTGCTGCAGTCGGCCGATGGCAGCATAATTGCCGCCACCCAGGTGCCGCATCCCAGCAAGGCGGGTCAGCAGCAGTTGATAGCCCTCCCGGGCAACGTGGCCCTGGCCACCGAACCGGCGACCCAGGCGCAGCAGACGACGGCAGCGACACCACAGGCCACGCAGACCCTGATCCTGACCGCCGACGGCACGGCCATTCCCATCCTGGCGGCCgctccccagcagcagcagcagcaacaacagcagcagcagcaacaacagcaacaggctgccgctgctgctgctgctcagtTGTTCGCCGCGTAG